A window from Zingiber officinale cultivar Zhangliang chromosome 7A, Zo_v1.1, whole genome shotgun sequence encodes these proteins:
- the LOC122002145 gene encoding ISWI chromatin-remodeling complex ATPase CHR11-like isoform X1: MTRLLDILEDYLLYCGYQYCRIDGNTGGEERDASIETFNQPGSQKFIFLLSTRAGGLGINLATADVVILYDSDWNPQVDLQAQDRAHRIGQKKEVQVFRFCTEFAIEEKVIERAYKKLALDALVIQQGRLAEQKTVNKDELLQMVRFGAEMVFSSKDSTITDEDIDRIIAKGEEATAELDVKMKKFTEDAIKFKMDDSMLIPF, translated from the exons atGACTAGACTTCTGGACATACTGGAAGATTACTTGCTATATTGTGGTTACCAATATTGCCGGATTGATGGGAATACTGGGGGAGAAGAACGGGATGCTTCCATTGAAACATTTAATCAACCTGGAAGCCAAAAGTTCATTTTCTTACTTTCTACAAGAGCTGGTGGATTGGGAATTAATCTTGCTACAGCAGATGTTGTCATTCTCTATGATAGTGACTG GAATCCACAAGTTGATTTGCAAGCACAGGATCGTGCTCATAGAATTGGGCAAAAGAAAGAAGTTCAAGTGTTCCGTTTCTGTACTGAG TTTGCAATTGAGGAGAAAGTGATAGAGAGAGCATACAAGAAGCTTGCACTTGATGCCTTGGTTATTCAACAAGGACGATTAGCAGAACAGAAAA CTGTTAATAAAGATGAACTTctacaaatggttagatttggtGCTGAAATGGTTTTTAGCTCCAAGGACAGTACAATAACTGATGAGGATATTGATCGTATCATAGCTAAAGGAGAAGAAGCGACTGCTGAACTTGATGTGAAAATGAAAAAGTTTACAGAGGATGCGATAAAGTTTAAGATGGATGACAGTATGCTGATTCCTTTCTGA
- the LOC122002145 gene encoding ISWI chromatin-remodeling complex ATPase CHR11-like isoform X2, with protein sequence MGILGEKNGMLPLKHLINLEAKSSFSYFLQELVDWELILLQQMLSFSMIVTVDLQAQDRAHRIGQKKEVQVFRFCTEFAIEEKVIERAYKKLALDALVIQQGRLAEQKTVNKDELLQMVRFGAEMVFSSKDSTITDEDIDRIIAKGEEATAELDVKMKKFTEDAIKFKMDDSMLIPF encoded by the exons ATGGGAATACTGGGGGAGAAGAACGGGATGCTTCCATTGAAACATTTAATCAACCTGGAAGCCAAAAGTTCATTTTCTTACTTTCTACAAGAGCTGGTGGATTGGGAATTAATCTTGCTACAGCAGATGTTGTCATTCTCTATGATAGTGACTG TTGATTTGCAAGCACAGGATCGTGCTCATAGAATTGGGCAAAAGAAAGAAGTTCAAGTGTTCCGTTTCTGTACTGAG TTTGCAATTGAGGAGAAAGTGATAGAGAGAGCATACAAGAAGCTTGCACTTGATGCCTTGGTTATTCAACAAGGACGATTAGCAGAACAGAAAA CTGTTAATAAAGATGAACTTctacaaatggttagatttggtGCTGAAATGGTTTTTAGCTCCAAGGACAGTACAATAACTGATGAGGATATTGATCGTATCATAGCTAAAGGAGAAGAAGCGACTGCTGAACTTGATGTGAAAATGAAAAAGTTTACAGAGGATGCGATAAAGTTTAAGATGGATGACAGTATGCTGATTCCTTTCTGA